The DNA window taAATGCCCAAATATGATGCAGTCAGAAATTATACGAtccaaaatgtataaattaacaacatttagatttttagttaaagtcaatgtgtgattttcaaaaaaatctgtcgtattgtattattatttaatgtgtatcggcatttaaagggttaatgtgCTTTTAACCATGCtaaataatcaattaaaaacTTAACGGAACATTTACAAACTTTTATTagtataatttttattattaacgtAAACAAAGCCATCTCCATCTCCCCCTGAAATTCAGCCCTAATGGGCTCCCAGTACACACCACAAGAGGGCATCATGCCTCCTAACATCTAACTACCACAACATATATTTTCATGCCTTGTAGCTCTGTTCACAGTAATCCAGGCATTTGTGCTCTGAGGGTGTGTTTTAACACCTGCAGTCTATGATCTATTGAAATAACACAAGCCAATTACTGCAGGAAGACAAGTCAAGACTAACGACAGTCAACATGCCAGACACAATAAGACAAGGGATGGTGTTTAAGAAAACATGATAATTAACATTCTGGTCCCTCTCAGGCCTTCTGTACTTGTGGGAAATGATGAGATAAAAATCCATTTCTGCTGCCTCAGGGGATTACTTAACTGGCTTGAACATGGCACtgaggaatatatcacatttcATGTTTCAGTGTTTAGATGGTTCAACATACTGAAAATCGCGGATGGCATTGATAATGAGATTATACTGGAGCATCTAGTGAGAGTGTCCTACGTCCTGTCAGTGTTATTATAATCATCATAGCTATTTACAATCATAACAATGACAATCTGATGTAGATGTCAATTAAGTTAATAATCGTTATGGGGGAAGGCAGAGTTATTTTACATAGCATTCCCATTCTGTGTGTCATAAAGACATAAGCACTAATTTGATGAAAAGAAAGGGTGAGAAGTTGCATTACCTGTATGAAAAGAATATTATCAGTTACAAAATTCTTTCCTGGACCACACCTAGGGAAACATTAAACAGTCGCTTACCTGCAGTATAATCTCCGCCCTCCCTAGAGCTTTTTCCGTCTCCACAAGCTccacctccagctcctcccCTTGTTCCTTCTGACTCTGCAGCTCCACTTTGACCACGCCTATGGAGTCGCCTGGCCCCGTCTGTCCGGGCGGATTCTCTGCCTGCAGCCTCTCGTTCTGAATGTCCAGTTCCAGCTGTGAGGAGCGAGCGGTGAATTCATGGAGCCTGCGGCCGCACTCCTCCAGCTTTGTGTGGAGTTCGCTTAGTCGCCGTCTCATGGCTTTCTCTCGCTCAGTTTCAGCTCTCAGCTGCTCTTCCCAGAGCTCCTCATGGGCCAGTTCGGCTTGGTTCCTCTTCAATGTGTCCTCTAGGCATTCCGTGTCCTCCTGGAACCGTATTTCTGATCTGGGATGCTGTTCCCATACCTGAGTCTCTTGCTCCAGCATTTCCAGCTGGGCTTCAAGAGCATGCAGTCGCTCTTGCTGCTGGAGGACATGCCGGAAAACCTCCTCTTTGGATGGGCCGGGCAGGTAGCCTGTGTGAGGCACTGGAGAGGGAGACGGAGAGGCTCTTGGCTCAGGAGAGCCTCTGTGACCTAGACTCTTGCGAGACTGCTTGGTTTTGGCACGTGGTGAGCTAGAAGGGCCTAGGTTGAAGGTGAGGGATTTTTTGGGCGCTGCTTTTTTTACGGGATCTGGCTCTGGATGCTTGTGGAGAGGCAGAGAACAATGCTGCTCCTGACcatcactgctgctgctgctactgctgctggGGCCGGTACGGCGCAGGTAGAACTGCACCTCGTTACCGTGCTGCCCAAGCTTGGCCAGAGACTCTAAAGGACGCTCAGTGGCCAGAAGCTGCCGTTCCGTGTCCCTCAATCTCTGGATAAGGACATAACGGCCCGTCTGGCctggaacaaacaaacagaataggcatgaatgtgtgtgactccTTTGGAGAATTGTCCACTAATTTAATATTACCATCATCTGCACATCTGGGCATTACATGTCTGGTTGATCCTCTAAGGGAAGACATAAACAACTAAATTGCCATATTTCAGGTTTGTCCCATGTATAAGCACTTGCttccacttagaaaatcaaGAGAACATCATTGTGCCAGGGATGTCCAAACTTCACAAACCCCAGACAATCCTCTGGGatataattaacaaaaaaaaccctagaCCATAACCATGTTCCACCAACTCCATGAGGACTAGCAATGCTTGTCATTTTTAATTAGCGTTTCTACATTACAGCTCTGTTGTAATTTGTAAACATGGATTATGTTACTGGCACATTTAATAAAATCTTAAATCT is part of the Hoplias malabaricus isolate fHopMal1 chromosome 4, fHopMal1.hap1, whole genome shotgun sequence genome and encodes:
- the rassf7a gene encoding ras association domain-containing protein 7; this translates as MELKVWVDGVVRVVCGLSEETSCQDVVIALAQAIGQTGRYVLIQRLRDTERQLLATERPLESLAKLGQHGNEVQFYLRRTGPSSSSSSSSDGQEQHCSLPLHKHPEPDPVKKAAPKKSLTFNLGPSSSPRAKTKQSRKSLGHRGSPEPRASPSPSPVPHTGYLPGPSKEEVFRHVLQQQERLHALEAQLEMLEQETQVWEQHPRSEIRFQEDTECLEDTLKRNQAELAHEELWEEQLRAETEREKAMRRRLSELHTKLEECGRRLHEFTARSSQLELDIQNERLQAENPPGQTGPGDSIGVVKVELQSQKEQGEELEVELVETEKALGRAEIILQAKQEELEELNKELRQCNLQQFIQQTGALPANSSSRTDLHQQLDQLELAQLLQSRSIDNDSPPRPTAKQFLGHPRNLQHPLVSSLNPEVLTSRESSWR